GCACTTAGAAAATATCGAATCTTTGAGTGTTATTGGTTGACAGTATTATTGGTTGATTTGTTCGGATTCTTGAGTGTTTCTCATTTGGTCAGTAACTCTAATGCATGTATTTTTGTGTTCTATTAAGCTTTATGGTTTGAGATCTAATGTGTTAAGTGTCAAGAAATTCAAGTAAGAACAGTTCATCTTCATTTTTATGGATCCAAAAGATAATAATCATGAAAAGATGAAGATGtgattttagatttgtttgcaTGTTGAGATGTGAAATATGCGAGACAAACGAGTAAatgtcaagaaaacaaaaataatgagaCAGAGAAATAGAAAAACAGAGTAGTCTGTTTGTTAGTTAATgatgagaaaatgaaagatgAAAGACTGATGGGCACATGCAAGATTCAgatgttttctaaatttttacttttttctgcACCAATTGATTCTGCTTCACCATTTTCGAATCGGGCTCCACTTTTGCAGACACTACAGCTCTCATTATTTTCACGTTTCTCTTGtcctttgtttatttatctTGTTTGGCATATTTGATAGATATTTGatcaaaaaatatcttaaagtTTAGTAGATTCAGGTGATTCACTGACCTCAGTAGAACCGATTTGTATTTAGAGGAAAAACACATAAACTCCATTAATTTATCACAATATTCATAATACAACGTATGTTTCATTACACAATAGAATGATATTACAAACCCATGCAAATCAGTGTTCTCTTATCCCTCCCCCCCTCCCAAAGTGTTCAAAGAATGAAACATATATGTTAAGTAGATTGTACACGTGAGTGAGGCTTCTAATTTTCACACAAGCTCTACAAAATGTATAACACAAACTCAAATCattgtcgtcttcttctttaaagGCCGAATCAACGTGGCTGTTGAGTCAAAAAGGGGTTACCAGAAGTCCTGAAGTGTAAAGAATCAGAGAATATTTGGCATTAGCTGGTTCTAAACGAGACATTACTCAGATATGGATGGTTAAAACCACTCTGGGAATTTTGTAGCTTACCTTAGGTTTAGTCCAGGCTTCTGAAGAAGATTGCTTGGAATTTGGCCAGTTAGGTTGTTGTTTTGTAAGAACCTAATTATCCACAAAACATACATTGCTAAATCAGAAAATTCGTGCTCTTGGCAACAAAATGGCGACAATGAAATGATGTATCTCGGAAGAGTCTATAGAGGAGACATGATTACAGTTATGTTAGTATACTGCAAAATGTATATAAGGTATATAGTTTATTATGCACTTTGAATCTTAGAAAGCAAAGCTTAAAGACAAAAGTGTTGATGCCAAAGTAAAGAAGGGCTAACTGTTGTATTACTGAATGAATATATAAGGTATTATATCTTCTCCATCTACAAGTCAAGAATCTTGAGCAATTTGCAGTTTATTCTACAGAAACATTTAAAATCAATTATCAGAAGAATGGAAACTTACAGCTCTCGCAAGTGCGGCACTCCACCAAGAGATGGAGGAATATTTCCACTGAAACGATTGTCTTCCAAATGCCTAGTACATAGATACAAAACATGAGATTAGCTTATGAGTCTCTGTTCAATTGTAGCCTATCGTTACTGACAGGTGCAAATCTGCATAACATGTagtgaaataatataattatcctCTCACAGTGATTCCAGCAGTTTGAGTGAACTGAAGTCAGGTAAACTTCCCGAGAGAGAATTCTTTCCTAGCCAACTGTTCATAAGACACGAATATCAGCAGATGTTTTTGTCACTCAGGCATAGAACTAATAGTTCGATAGTCAAGGTACTTACATGGAGGACAATGCTGTTAATTTGGTAACTGCAGGTGCTAGGGAACCTGAAATTCCCATATTAGTTAAGTTCCTGGAAAATCAATGAATTAGAAGAGTGTCAGTAATCTCAAACTGACGCATCAACAAATAAGGGCGACACAATTCCGCAAAATTCCAACTCACAAGGTGACTATGCGAATTCGAGGGCCTTCAGAGCAGGTAACACCAGACCAAGTGTAATTTTTAGGGAAACAAGGATCCCCATTCCAATCAGCTGGTGCGTTCTTGAAACTCTTTTTAATTGCGTTTAGAGCAGTTACTGCATAAGgaagaaacacaaattcagCATTTAATCAGCAGTTATGCTACTTTTTAACTAccacaaaaaccaaattcaatCATTCAGTGCTGTAATCAGTCTTACCATCTCGAACAAGAGTTTTGCCTCCAAGAGGTACCAACTCAAACATTTCACCACCATTAATAAGAGGGGCAAGGTTTGAACCACTTCTAGGACTTAAAGTTAACGTCGTTAACCCTTCAAGAGGCCACCTGCTTGCAAAGATAACCGCACCAGCTGGAGTAACAGACAGCTCTTTATAATATGTTATACCATTGACAGAAACATCAAAGACTCTTGATCCATCTCCCAACGAGTCAGAATCATGAGCAAAGTACAACGCAATATAATAAGTAGCCTTTGCTAAGGGCATTGGAGGCCAAGTGAACTCCAAAGGCTGAACTTGAGTAGCTCTTAGATCTGTGTTGAATATCCTCGAAGGCGGAAGGTTCCAGAAACCAGAAACCTCTAGTTTCCTATTGTTTGGTCCAGTCGAATTCAGCGAATAAGGCTCCCAAaacctatcaaactcatcatctgGAAACCTGAATAAAGATGAATAATGTTAAttaagggggaaaaaaaatcaaacttttatatCAAAGTAGTGAACTTTATAATACCTAATGATAGGTCCGCTGTAACCAAAAGCATGCCGAGCAACAAGACTCATCCCAACAGTGGAAAAGTCAGTGGAGTTGTAAAGAGTCCCATCAAGCCTGACAAGCTCCAAAGCTGAGATGAAGGGATCAGAAGTGGTATAAGAATTTGAACCAACGCAGAAGCTCATAGATTTCCCCTGAGCCATAAAAACCCCTTCGTAATAAGAAGCGAGACCATCGGCGTAATCAGCTGTGGTATTCACGACACCCCAGAACGTGCCGTCAACAATCTGATCAAACACCGGCGGCGAAGGAGTGTCTTTTCCGTTAACCCCACCGTAGAAATAAGTCGTCCTGATCATATACTTCCAGCCACGAGAAACGCTCACCACGTAACAAAACTTGCGGCGAGTTTCAAGAGGGAAGGATCTGACGGTGAATAGAATTTGGTCGAGGGCTTTGTCGGGGACGGTCTTCGGTGTTCCGCTTGAGACGAAAGCTTCGTCGGATTGCCATTTTCTGCCGTCGATTACGGAGGACTCGGAGGCGCCACAATCGATCAGAATCGCTGAATTGTAGAAATTGTAAGCGAATCGTATAGATTATGAGGAATTAACGTAATGGAAGGAAGGTGATACCTGAAGGAGGAGAAGGCTGAGAGAGGGAGGAGACggagaggagaaggaggagaaagaTGCGGAGATGAGACATGGCGGCGGAGacggtgatggtggtggtgggtgAAGAGCAGTTAGCATGAAAAGAGAGGTTTAGGTTTGGAAGAAGGAGGGGGTGGGTTGACCCTCCAGCTCCAAAGAGAGATTTTTGAAGAATGAGAGAATTAGAGGAACAGGTCAGAGACGAAGGTTGATGAAGACGAcgaacatatttttttattattattttttgttcttcttcttcgagacgacgacaagaaattattattttatgccGTTATTTCTGTTGCCggtttattttggaaaattggAAACATGACCGTCCCGGTTTAATCCGGTT
The Camelina sativa cultivar DH55 chromosome 15, Cs, whole genome shotgun sequence DNA segment above includes these coding regions:
- the LOC104744762 gene encoding probable LRR receptor-like serine/threonine-protein kinase At1g67720, whose protein sequence is MSHLRIFLLLLLSVSSLSQPSPPSAILIDCGASESSVIDGRKWQSDEAFVSSGTPKTVPDKALDQILFTVRSFPLETRRKFCYVVSVSRGWKYMIRTTYFYGGVNGKDTPSPPVFDQIVDGTFWGVVNTTADYADGLASYYEGVFMAQGKSMSFCVGSNSYTTSDPFISALELVRLDGTLYNSTDFSTVGMSLVARHAFGYSGPIIRFPDDEFDRFWEPYSLNSTGPNNRKLEVSGFWNLPPSRIFNTDLRATQVQPLEFTWPPMPLAKATYYIALYFAHDSDSLGDGSRVFDVSVNGITYYKELSVTPAGAVIFASRWPLEGLTTLTLSPRSGSNLAPLINGGEMFELVPLGGKTLVRDVTALNAIKKSFKNAPADWNGDPCFPKNYTWSGVTCSEGPRIRIVTLNLTNMGISGSLAPAVTKLTALSSIWLGKNSLSGSLPDFSSLKLLESLHLEDNRFSGNIPPSLGGVPHLRELFLQNNNLTGQIPSNLLQKPGLNLRTSGNPFLTQQPR